Proteins encoded together in one Passer domesticus isolate bPasDom1 chromosome 6, bPasDom1.hap1, whole genome shotgun sequence window:
- the NID2 gene encoding nidogen-2 isoform X2, with protein sequence MRAVAALLAAVLAAGAALPRPGLLPHGPARGDARLRPGDDESSPGLLLRRALRLYGRAARRLYVGTNGVISTQDFPRETQYVDDDFPTDFPVIAPFLADLDTSGDRGDIYYRQDDSRDVLEQAVRYIRAGFPRSAGAFVPTNAFIATWEEVGAYQELPQDTEPSTKLNTFQAVIAYNDEDTYTIFLYPDGGLQFLGTRPKESYNVQLELPARVGFSWGDSDDPKRDGLFHSLASSEQALRSLERESNTGIPGVWVFHVGSTEHVEPGGGEGAAPAVPQSPPEPPSPGTAGYPHPVSSHTAMAQRPSHGSHGPVLLGFVPGRRDTQERSRWLQPRGDGGTGHSFSANPSSYSSGQHGVGVEEDVHFNPDVFTYSAASKETCAQHHGSCSPHAFCTDYAAGFCCHCRAAFYGNGRQCLPEGAVHRLNGKVSGSLRVGRASVRFQDVDLHAYIVGSDGRAYTAISGVPQPAARALLPLLPVGGLFAWLFALEEPGSENGFSITGAEFTQSLEVTFYPGGETVQVTQTAEGLGPDNYLSLRTHIQGEVPFLPENVTVHITPYKELYSYSSSAVTSSGQREYVVAAGTANQTLSYRLRQNVTFLGCPHSRPPARQRLSVARAFALFDSHEHVLRYALAARIGPAQDDAENPGVSPCHDGSHACEAPARCQPGVGTEYTCECAAGYRGDGRGCRDVDECAEGLSQCGPFSVCLNVPGSHRCECRDGYQPAGDGQACVPLAPPSDPCEDGRHPCAPGDRARCLSRGDGRATCECLPGYTGDGIHCSDVDECAESPCHPAAICYNTPGSFSCRCRPGYTGDGFQCTYAVEGNPQRLTPCQHERMYPREVPPLGDGHVPQCDEQGRYRPLQCHGSSGHCWCVDAAGQEIAGTRTAPGTTPPRCGSPESIQQLTPCEHARMYPREVPPGPSPVGDGHVPQCDEQGRYRPLQCHGSSGHCWCVDAAGQEIAGTRTAPGTTPPRCGSPEPTERPPSMCERWRQSLLEHYGGSPRGDQYVPQCDPSGDFTPLQCHGDSGYCWCVEQSGREIPGTRSEPGTTPPCLPSVAPPSVRPEPRPDVSPPGTGTFLLYAQGQQIGYLPLNGTRLQKEAAKTLLSLHGSIVVGIDYDCRERMIYWTDVAGRTISRAGLEPGSEPETIISSGLISPEGLAVDHLRRAMFWTDSGLDRIERARLDGSERRVLFDTELVNPRAIAVDPVRGNLYWTDWNREAPKIETSTVNGANRRVLVHTDIGLPNGLTFDPFSKLLCWADAGTKHLECTFPDGTGRRVIQSNLNYPFSIISYANHFYHTDWRRDGVIAVNKETGSFTDEYLPEQRSHLYGITAVYPYCPGARK encoded by the exons ATGCGGGCGGTGGCGGCGCTGCTGGCGGCGGTGCTGGCGGCGggggcagccctgccccgcccggggctgctcccgcacggcccggcccgcggcgATGCCCGGCTCCGGCCCGGCGACGACGAGAGCTCTCCGGGGCTGCTGCTCCGCCGCGCCCTGCGCCTCTacggccgcgccgcccgccgcctCTAC GTGGGGACCAACGGGGTCATCTCCACCCAGGATTTCCCCAGGGAGACCCAGTACGTGGATGACGATTTCCCCACAGACTTCCCCGTCATCGCCCCCTTCCTGGCCGACCTGGACACCTccggggacagaggggacatcTACTACCGGCAGGATGACTCCAGGGacgtgctggagcaggctgtgcgCTACATCCGGGCCGGCTTTCCCCGCTCTGCCGGCGCCTTCGTGCCCACCAATGCCTTCATTGCCACCTGGGAGGAGGTGGGCGCCTACCAGGAGCTCCCCCAGGACACCGAGCCCTCCACCAAG CTCAACACCTTCCAGGCAGTCATAGCCTACAACGACGAGGACACCTACACCATCTTCCTCTACCCCGACGGCGGCCTCCAGTTCCTGGGGACGCGACCCAAGGAGTCCTACAACgtccagctggagctgccagccagggTGGGCTTCAGCTGGGGGGACAGCGATGACCCCAAGAGGGACGGGCTCTTCCACAGCCTGGCCAGCAGCGAGCAGGCTCTGAGGAGCCTGGAGAG GGAGAGCAACACGGGAATCCCCGGCGTGTGGGTTTTCCACGTGGGCAGCACGGAGCACGTGGAGCCGGGGGGCGGcgagggagctgctcctgctgtgcctcagagcccccccgagccccccagccctggcacggccggCTACCCCCACCCTGTCTCCAGCCACACGGCCATGGCCCAGCGTCCCAGCCACGGGTCCCACGGCCCCGTGCTCCTGGGCTTTGTCCCCGGGAGGAGGGACACGCAGGAGAGGAGCCgctggctgcagcccagggggGACGGTGGCACCgggcacagcttctctgccaACCCCTCCTCGTACAGCTCGGGCCAGCACGGCGTGGGCGTGGAGGAGGACGTGCATTTCAACCCTGACG TGTTCACCTACAGCGCCGCCAGCAAGGAGACGTGTGCCCAGCACCACGGCAGCTGCTCCCCTCACGCCTTCTGCACCGACTACGCCGCCGGCTTCTGCTGCCACTGCCGGGCCGCCTTCTACGGGAACGGGCGGCAGTGCCTGCCCGAAG GCGCCGTGCATCGCCTCAACGGCAAGGTGAGCGGGAGCCTGAGGGTGGGACGGGCGTCCGTCCGCTTCCAGGACGTGGACCTGCACGCCTACATCGTGGGCAGCGACGGCAGAGCCTACACGGCCATCAGCGGCGTGCCCCAGCCCGCGGCCCGcgccctgctgcccctgctgcccgtCGGGGGGCTCTTCGCCTGGCTCTTCGCCCTGGAGGAGCCGGGCTCGGAGAACGGCTTCAGCATCACCG GCGCTGAATTCACCCAGAGCCTGGAGGTGACGTTTTACCCCGGTGGGGAGACGGTCCAGGTCACGCAGACAGCCGAGGGCCTGGGGCCGGATAATTATTTAAGCCTCAGGACACACATCCAGGGTGAGGTGCCATTCCTGCCAGAAAACGTCACCGTCCACATCACTCCCTACAAGGAACTCTACTCCTACTCCAGCTCAG CCGTGACATCCTCGGGCCAGCGGGAATACGTGGTGGCCGCGGGCACCGCCAACCAGACCTTGTCCTACCGCCTGCGGCAGAACGTCACCTTCTTGGGCTGCCCGCACTCGCGGCCGCCGGCGCGGCAGCGGCTCTCGGTGGCGCGCGCCTTCGCCCTCTTCGACAGCCACGAGCACGTCCTGCGCTACGCCCTGGCCGCCCGCATCGGCCCGGCACAAG ACGATGCCGAGAATCCCGGGGTGAGCCCGTGCCACGATGGCAGCCACGCGTGCGAGGCTCCGgcgcgctgccagcccggcGTGGGCACAGAGTACACGTGCGAGTGTGCAGCCGGGTACCGCGGAGATGGACGGGGCTGCCGAG aTGTGGACGAGTGTGCCGAGGGCCTGAGCCAGTGCGGGCCCTTCTCCGTGTGCCTGAACGTGCCGGGCAGTCACCGCTGCGAGTGCCGCGACGGGTACCAGCCGGCGGGGGACGGGCAGGCGTGTGTGC cGCTGGCACCGCCGAGTGACCCCTGCGAGGACGGGCGGCACCCCTGCGCTCCGGGGGACCGGGCGCGGTGCCTGTCCCGCGGTGACGGCCGCGCCACCTGCGAGTGCCTCCCCGGCTACACCGGCGACGGCATCCACTGCTCCG ACGTGGATGAGTGTGCCGAAAGCCCGTGTCACCCGGCTGCCATCTGCTACAACACGCCAGGCTCCTTCTCCTGCCGCTGCCGGCCCGGCTACACGGGCGACGGCTTCCAGTGCACGTACG CGGTGGAAGGGAACCCGCAGCGCCTCACGCCCTGCCAGCACGAGCGGATGTACCCGCGGGAGGTGCCACCCCTGGGTGACGGGCACGTGCCCCAGTGTGACGAGCAGGGCCGGTACCGGCCCCTGCAGTGCCACGGCAGCTCCGGGCACTGCTGGTGCGTGGATGCCGCCGGGCAGGAGATTGCCGGCACCCGGACGGCGCCGGGCACCACCCCACCACGCTGCGGGAGCCCAG AGTCCATCCAGCAGCTGACGCCCTGCGAGCACGCGCGGATGTACCCTCGGGAGGTGCCACCGGGGCCGTCACCCGTGGGCGATGGCCACGTGCCCCAGTGTGACGAGCAGGGCCGGTACCGGCCCCTGCAGTGCCacggcagctctgggcactgctggtgcGTGGACGCCGCCGGGCAGGAGATCGCCGGCACCCGGACGGCACCGGGCACCACCCCACCACGCTGCGGGAGCCCAG AGCCCACGGAGAGGCCCCCCAGCATGTGCGAGCGCTGGCGGCAGAGCTTGCTGGAGCACTACGGGGGCAGCCCCCGCGGGGACCAGTACGTGCCACAGTGTGACCCCAGCGGGGACTTCACCCCGCTGCAGTGCCACGGGGACAGCGGCTACTGCTGGTGCGTGGAGCAGAGCGGCAGGGAGATCCCGGGGACGCGCTCCGAGCCCGGCACCACCCCGCCCT GTCTGCCCAGTGTCGCCCCGCCCAGCGTCCGACCCGAGCCCCGGCCCGACGTGTCCCCACCGGGCACGGGGACATTCCTGCTGtatgcccagggccagcagatCGGCTACCTGCCACTGAACGGCACCCGGCTGCAGAAGGAGGCGGCCAagaccctgctgtccctgcat ggctccatCGTGGTGGGGATTGACTACGACTGCCGGGAGAGGATGATCTACTGGACGGACGTGGCCGGCCGGACCATCAGCCGggcggggctggagccaggctccgAGCCAGAGACCATCATCAGCTCAG GCCTGATCAGCCCCGAGGGCCTGGCCGTGGACCACCTGCGCCGCGCCATGTTCTGGACGGACAGCGGCCTGGACAGGATCGAGCGGGCCCGGCTGGACGGCTCCGAGCGCCGCGTGCTCTTCGACACCGAGCTCGTCAACCCCCGCGCCATCGCCGTGGACCCCGTCCGAGG CAACCTTTACTGGACGGACTGGAATCGCGAAGCTCCCAAAATCGAAACTTCCACTGTCAATGGAGCCAACAGGAGGGTTCTGGTGCACACAGACATTGGTTTGCCCAATGGCCTGACTTTTGACCCCTTCTccaagctgctgtgctgggcagacGCAG GCACCAAGCACCTGGAATGCACATTCCCGGACGGCACCGGCCGGCGCGTCATCCAGAGCAACCTCAACTACCCCTTCAGCATCATCAGCTACGCCAACCACTTCTACCACACGGACTGGAGACG GGATGGGGTGATAGCTGTAAATAAAGAAACAGGCTCCTTCACTGATGAGTATCTTCCAGAGCAGCGATCCCACCTCTATGGAATCACAGCAGTTTATCCCTACTGCCCTGGAG CCAGGAAATAG
- the NID2 gene encoding nidogen-2 isoform X1 produces MRAVAALLAAVLAAGAALPRPGLLPHGPARGDARLRPGDDESSPGLLLRRALRLYGRAARRLYVGTNGVISTQDFPRETQYVDDDFPTDFPVIAPFLADLDTSGDRGDIYYRQDDSRDVLEQAVRYIRAGFPRSAGAFVPTNAFIATWEEVGAYQELPQDTEPSTKLNTFQAVIAYNDEDTYTIFLYPDGGLQFLGTRPKESYNVQLELPARVGFSWGDSDDPKRDGLFHSLASSEQALRSLERESNTGIPGVWVFHVGSTEHVEPGGGEGAAPAVPQSPPEPPSPGTAGYPHPVSSHTAMAQRPSHGSHGPVLLGFVPGRRDTQERSRWLQPRGDGGTGHSFSANPSSYSSGQHGVGVEEDVHFNPDVFTYSAASKETCAQHHGSCSPHAFCTDYAAGFCCHCRAAFYGNGRQCLPEGAVHRLNGKVSGSLRVGRASVRFQDVDLHAYIVGSDGRAYTAISGVPQPAARALLPLLPVGGLFAWLFALEEPGSENGFSITGAEFTQSLEVTFYPGGETVQVTQTAEGLGPDNYLSLRTHIQGEVPFLPENVTVHITPYKELYSYSSSAVTSSGQREYVVAAGTANQTLSYRLRQNVTFLGCPHSRPPARQRLSVARAFALFDSHEHVLRYALAARIGPAQDDAENPGVSPCHDGSHACEAPARCQPGVGTEYTCECAAGYRGDGRGCRDVDECAEGLSQCGPFSVCLNVPGSHRCECRDGYQPAGDGQACVPLAPPSDPCEDGRHPCAPGDRARCLSRGDGRATCECLPGYTGDGIHCSDVDECAESPCHPAAICYNTPGSFSCRCRPGYTGDGFQCTYAVEGNPQRLTPCQHERMYPREVPPLGDGHVPQCDEQGRYRPLQCHGSSGHCWCVDAAGQEIAGTRTAPGTTPPRCGSPESIQQLTPCEHARMYPREVPPGPSPVGDGHVPQCDEQGRYRPLQCHGSSGHCWCVDAAGQEIAGTRTAPGTTPPRCGSPEPTERPPSMCERWRQSLLEHYGGSPRGDQYVPQCDPSGDFTPLQCHGDSGYCWCVEQSGREIPGTRSEPGTTPPCLPSVAPPSVRPEPRPDVSPPGTGTFLLYAQGQQIGYLPLNGTRLQKEAAKTLLSLHGSIVVGIDYDCRERMIYWTDVAGRTISRAGLEPGSEPETIISSAGLISPEGLAVDHLRRAMFWTDSGLDRIERARLDGSERRVLFDTELVNPRAIAVDPVRGNLYWTDWNREAPKIETSTVNGANRRVLVHTDIGLPNGLTFDPFSKLLCWADAGTKHLECTFPDGTGRRVIQSNLNYPFSIISYANHFYHTDWRRDGVIAVNKETGSFTDEYLPEQRSHLYGITAVYPYCPGARK; encoded by the exons ATGCGGGCGGTGGCGGCGCTGCTGGCGGCGGTGCTGGCGGCGggggcagccctgccccgcccggggctgctcccgcacggcccggcccgcggcgATGCCCGGCTCCGGCCCGGCGACGACGAGAGCTCTCCGGGGCTGCTGCTCCGCCGCGCCCTGCGCCTCTacggccgcgccgcccgccgcctCTAC GTGGGGACCAACGGGGTCATCTCCACCCAGGATTTCCCCAGGGAGACCCAGTACGTGGATGACGATTTCCCCACAGACTTCCCCGTCATCGCCCCCTTCCTGGCCGACCTGGACACCTccggggacagaggggacatcTACTACCGGCAGGATGACTCCAGGGacgtgctggagcaggctgtgcgCTACATCCGGGCCGGCTTTCCCCGCTCTGCCGGCGCCTTCGTGCCCACCAATGCCTTCATTGCCACCTGGGAGGAGGTGGGCGCCTACCAGGAGCTCCCCCAGGACACCGAGCCCTCCACCAAG CTCAACACCTTCCAGGCAGTCATAGCCTACAACGACGAGGACACCTACACCATCTTCCTCTACCCCGACGGCGGCCTCCAGTTCCTGGGGACGCGACCCAAGGAGTCCTACAACgtccagctggagctgccagccagggTGGGCTTCAGCTGGGGGGACAGCGATGACCCCAAGAGGGACGGGCTCTTCCACAGCCTGGCCAGCAGCGAGCAGGCTCTGAGGAGCCTGGAGAG GGAGAGCAACACGGGAATCCCCGGCGTGTGGGTTTTCCACGTGGGCAGCACGGAGCACGTGGAGCCGGGGGGCGGcgagggagctgctcctgctgtgcctcagagcccccccgagccccccagccctggcacggccggCTACCCCCACCCTGTCTCCAGCCACACGGCCATGGCCCAGCGTCCCAGCCACGGGTCCCACGGCCCCGTGCTCCTGGGCTTTGTCCCCGGGAGGAGGGACACGCAGGAGAGGAGCCgctggctgcagcccagggggGACGGTGGCACCgggcacagcttctctgccaACCCCTCCTCGTACAGCTCGGGCCAGCACGGCGTGGGCGTGGAGGAGGACGTGCATTTCAACCCTGACG TGTTCACCTACAGCGCCGCCAGCAAGGAGACGTGTGCCCAGCACCACGGCAGCTGCTCCCCTCACGCCTTCTGCACCGACTACGCCGCCGGCTTCTGCTGCCACTGCCGGGCCGCCTTCTACGGGAACGGGCGGCAGTGCCTGCCCGAAG GCGCCGTGCATCGCCTCAACGGCAAGGTGAGCGGGAGCCTGAGGGTGGGACGGGCGTCCGTCCGCTTCCAGGACGTGGACCTGCACGCCTACATCGTGGGCAGCGACGGCAGAGCCTACACGGCCATCAGCGGCGTGCCCCAGCCCGCGGCCCGcgccctgctgcccctgctgcccgtCGGGGGGCTCTTCGCCTGGCTCTTCGCCCTGGAGGAGCCGGGCTCGGAGAACGGCTTCAGCATCACCG GCGCTGAATTCACCCAGAGCCTGGAGGTGACGTTTTACCCCGGTGGGGAGACGGTCCAGGTCACGCAGACAGCCGAGGGCCTGGGGCCGGATAATTATTTAAGCCTCAGGACACACATCCAGGGTGAGGTGCCATTCCTGCCAGAAAACGTCACCGTCCACATCACTCCCTACAAGGAACTCTACTCCTACTCCAGCTCAG CCGTGACATCCTCGGGCCAGCGGGAATACGTGGTGGCCGCGGGCACCGCCAACCAGACCTTGTCCTACCGCCTGCGGCAGAACGTCACCTTCTTGGGCTGCCCGCACTCGCGGCCGCCGGCGCGGCAGCGGCTCTCGGTGGCGCGCGCCTTCGCCCTCTTCGACAGCCACGAGCACGTCCTGCGCTACGCCCTGGCCGCCCGCATCGGCCCGGCACAAG ACGATGCCGAGAATCCCGGGGTGAGCCCGTGCCACGATGGCAGCCACGCGTGCGAGGCTCCGgcgcgctgccagcccggcGTGGGCACAGAGTACACGTGCGAGTGTGCAGCCGGGTACCGCGGAGATGGACGGGGCTGCCGAG aTGTGGACGAGTGTGCCGAGGGCCTGAGCCAGTGCGGGCCCTTCTCCGTGTGCCTGAACGTGCCGGGCAGTCACCGCTGCGAGTGCCGCGACGGGTACCAGCCGGCGGGGGACGGGCAGGCGTGTGTGC cGCTGGCACCGCCGAGTGACCCCTGCGAGGACGGGCGGCACCCCTGCGCTCCGGGGGACCGGGCGCGGTGCCTGTCCCGCGGTGACGGCCGCGCCACCTGCGAGTGCCTCCCCGGCTACACCGGCGACGGCATCCACTGCTCCG ACGTGGATGAGTGTGCCGAAAGCCCGTGTCACCCGGCTGCCATCTGCTACAACACGCCAGGCTCCTTCTCCTGCCGCTGCCGGCCCGGCTACACGGGCGACGGCTTCCAGTGCACGTACG CGGTGGAAGGGAACCCGCAGCGCCTCACGCCCTGCCAGCACGAGCGGATGTACCCGCGGGAGGTGCCACCCCTGGGTGACGGGCACGTGCCCCAGTGTGACGAGCAGGGCCGGTACCGGCCCCTGCAGTGCCACGGCAGCTCCGGGCACTGCTGGTGCGTGGATGCCGCCGGGCAGGAGATTGCCGGCACCCGGACGGCGCCGGGCACCACCCCACCACGCTGCGGGAGCCCAG AGTCCATCCAGCAGCTGACGCCCTGCGAGCACGCGCGGATGTACCCTCGGGAGGTGCCACCGGGGCCGTCACCCGTGGGCGATGGCCACGTGCCCCAGTGTGACGAGCAGGGCCGGTACCGGCCCCTGCAGTGCCacggcagctctgggcactgctggtgcGTGGACGCCGCCGGGCAGGAGATCGCCGGCACCCGGACGGCACCGGGCACCACCCCACCACGCTGCGGGAGCCCAG AGCCCACGGAGAGGCCCCCCAGCATGTGCGAGCGCTGGCGGCAGAGCTTGCTGGAGCACTACGGGGGCAGCCCCCGCGGGGACCAGTACGTGCCACAGTGTGACCCCAGCGGGGACTTCACCCCGCTGCAGTGCCACGGGGACAGCGGCTACTGCTGGTGCGTGGAGCAGAGCGGCAGGGAGATCCCGGGGACGCGCTCCGAGCCCGGCACCACCCCGCCCT GTCTGCCCAGTGTCGCCCCGCCCAGCGTCCGACCCGAGCCCCGGCCCGACGTGTCCCCACCGGGCACGGGGACATTCCTGCTGtatgcccagggccagcagatCGGCTACCTGCCACTGAACGGCACCCGGCTGCAGAAGGAGGCGGCCAagaccctgctgtccctgcat ggctccatCGTGGTGGGGATTGACTACGACTGCCGGGAGAGGATGATCTACTGGACGGACGTGGCCGGCCGGACCATCAGCCGggcggggctggagccaggctccgAGCCAGAGACCATCATCAGCTCAG CAGGCCTGATCAGCCCCGAGGGCCTGGCCGTGGACCACCTGCGCCGCGCCATGTTCTGGACGGACAGCGGCCTGGACAGGATCGAGCGGGCCCGGCTGGACGGCTCCGAGCGCCGCGTGCTCTTCGACACCGAGCTCGTCAACCCCCGCGCCATCGCCGTGGACCCCGTCCGAGG CAACCTTTACTGGACGGACTGGAATCGCGAAGCTCCCAAAATCGAAACTTCCACTGTCAATGGAGCCAACAGGAGGGTTCTGGTGCACACAGACATTGGTTTGCCCAATGGCCTGACTTTTGACCCCTTCTccaagctgctgtgctgggcagacGCAG GCACCAAGCACCTGGAATGCACATTCCCGGACGGCACCGGCCGGCGCGTCATCCAGAGCAACCTCAACTACCCCTTCAGCATCATCAGCTACGCCAACCACTTCTACCACACGGACTGGAGACG GGATGGGGTGATAGCTGTAAATAAAGAAACAGGCTCCTTCACTGATGAGTATCTTCCAGAGCAGCGATCCCACCTCTATGGAATCACAGCAGTTTATCCCTACTGCCCTGGAG CCAGGAAATAG